The nucleotide window caataaattatttgtttaaagtaggcttcaaaagcacttttaaattattattttactaattaaaatatttgtatacaacaGTTTTAAAACTGTcgccaattttaaaaatatgattaattttttaggTATTGGTGGCCATTCTTTGTAGTTCTTTTCTACATATTATGCCCCATACCGACTATGATAGCAAGACGTCACACAGATAGCGCTGGCGGTACAAACTCACCGTGTATGGAGACAGCGATATTCATAACCATGGGAATTCTTGTCAGTTCCTTTGCTTTACCAATTGTGCTTGCTCGTGCTGGAGCggtatgtatttttatcaaaatgttgCAATACTAATACACTAAATAATGtactctgaaactactgaaacataattattctttcacctattgaaatatattatctCGAACAGAGATTCCAAACCTGTTATAGTGCACCCCTAGGGATACTGTGGGTCTCTCAGAGTATGTGAAATTTATATTGGTGATTGCAGAAAAAATGaggttaaacaaaaaaaaagttgagcaTTATAGTATTGTGTCTACAATATGACATctgaaatgaattttattagtaCTGACTGATTAAAGTGCTATGGCAGAAACAAAAGACATTTTTGGAAGTAGATATGGAGTTATGAGGGTTATCAAAAACTTATCAAAAAATGTAAGGTTTTTTTAAAGGGTAACAAAAAAATCTAGatctaaaacataaaaaacgaAACGGTTTGTAAAAGTAGAATAGTGcccaaaaaaacaaacacattattattattattatcagacCTTTATTGCTGATAGAGTTAACATCGTTTCATACAATTCACGTTGATCGCCAACTTTTGActtgaaccgatttcgatgaattttgtattaattgaaaggtgttgcgtgtcatttggtcccatttaaatttaattgagatttgacgagtacttttatagttatatctaataatgcgtatttacttgactaattttttgtcgacctatgttgtattaaaccgcataaatttttactggatttatcgattttgataattcatacTTTAACCCAAAGCGAATACTTGTcttatggtcacatttaattttgatcgagacctaataactacttttttagtaatcttataaagcgcgcatttacttgactattttttcgtctacttatgttatCTCGTCACGCTAAGCAATGACACCACCCCTTATTTGCGAATGTATTTTATGGAGAACCCCTTACACAATCTAAGGTGGAGAATGATTTTATCATTAAGAACACCTATTGCACAATTTTGGAGTATACTTCTTAAGAATCGTTTTTTATATAAGGCCcc belongs to Melitaea cinxia chromosome 17, ilMelCinx1.1, whole genome shotgun sequence and includes:
- the LOC123661748 gene encoding leptin receptor gene-related protein isoform X2, coding for MTFVILACALPQYKYWWPFFVVLFYILCPIPTMIARRHTDSAGGTNSPCMETAIFITMGILVSSFALPIVLARAGAIIWGACYLTLAGNVIVYLTILGFFTIFDMDDSDYAMW